ggacattGTTTTAACGGAATTCATTCCTTTCGTAGTAGACCTGAGTAATTTCGAAGTGCGTGAACATAAAATCCGCTACCTGACATTTTCAAAGCAAGCTGTCGCTGATTTAgcgacatttattattatattcgcTCTATTCGCaacatttttatatctttCTACCCAATATTCAGACGAAATCGAACACTGTACACCTGAAATTGATCCTCCGCCAGAAAATCCGTATGTTCAACTCAATTCCTAATTAATTTCAGTATTTTCATgagacaataattaaaatttttaaatctagacCAGTAGTCGACTTGACAGAAGACGAAAATGATCGGGACTCTGTCTACGAAATGCCGACAGTGAACTATCCCTGGGGCGACGGGTCAACAGGacctgaaaaaataattccccGTAGAAAAAATCTGACGCAGCGGAAGTCAAGACCTTACTGCATATCGACGGACAACGAGTCCACGAGATCGGCAATCAGTATTAAAATGACCCAGTCGCAGCATTCACATTTAGCACCAACAGACAGCAAGATTTTTAACCGCCCAGCCGATTTTACGAACTCGTGGATAATTCGGAGGACAAGAAGTGGCCAAATTTACGGAAAATATCCCGTCTAATTGATCagaaaacataaaattaaatttttcgtttaaatATTCGGAGCCCTTTGAACTCCGGGACCTCTTGTCTTAGTTgacaattttcagaaaaagaggaaaaaaaataaccgatTTAATTTTGTATCAATGACCTCTTGGTACATCCAATGAAtgatagtttataatttaatgtcaTCTATATATAATGACAAtggtaatagtaataatttattagtacGTAAATGCGACGTTAGAgaaatgaagtaaaaattaGATAAGATACTGAGAGTTCATGCTCCCGATTTGTCAATTATTCTTCGTCTGAATAATGAACCGCATCAGGAGATAGAGACTATCAAAGACTTTGGATTAATGCATTTACGtgctaatttatttgatacttTACATCGCTAACgaaattatatacattttgctaattgtatttttttatattatttatgtaactttgatatgtatttattttttttatgcattttAATGAGAatcatgaataaaaaaagatgaGATAATTGGCTGGGagtggatttttttgaaaatatggcTTGTGAtgtaaactatttttaaaatatagcGGAGATTTAGTTGAAACATCCGGAGTTGGAGGAAGTTCGTTATTGAATTTGTGTCGATCAATCTCCAAGTGCTAGAACAAATCAAATTCAATACAACGGTAATTTCATTGACGATTGAAAACGCAGATAATTTGGGATTATAACCGCGGCACTG
This genomic interval from Microplitis mediator isolate UGA2020A chromosome 2, iyMicMedi2.1, whole genome shotgun sequence contains the following:
- the LOC130663669 gene encoding uncharacterized protein LOC130663669, encoding MKTSPRLFNIFVYVRQLMSMEQIKDLFYLLQIICQRTFTYLKDIVLTEFIPFVVDLSNFEVREHKIRYLTFSKQAVADLATFIIIFALFATFLYLSTQYSDEIEHCTPEIDPPPENPPVVDLTEDENDRDSVYEMPTVNYPWGDGSTGPEKIIPRRKNLTQRKSRPYCISTDNESTRSAISIKMTQSQHSHLAPTDSKIFNRPADFTNSWIIRRTRSGQIYGKYPV